The sequence CGCTGGGACCAGTGAGCACCAACCATCCTTCCGGCTTATCCGCAAAGGCCCTGGCTTCCTTGTAACAGGATTCAAACTGCTGCTGTTTTTCCGGATCGCTATCCAGGCCGGTTGATTTCAGATTGGCAAAGGAAAGCCGAACTAAAGGCCCTAAATTGCTATAGCGTTCGAGCCTGTCCACTCGCTCGCCAGCCAGTTTCCTTAGCGTACACCGGCAGTCAAACGACTTCCCGAAATCAGGGGAATCCACCGGAACATCCAGAACTACCCAGCCGCGCCCCTTGCAAATGGGACACTTCTCAGGTTCCGCAGGTTCACTTTCGGGTGAGATGCCCGTACTTTCGGAGGTATTCTTTTGGGGCAATGTCCTCTTTAGAATTCTCCCTAGCTCTTCCATAATCCTTTCCCTCGGAGTCCCACCGATCCAGGATTCTGCTGATGTAGCGCCAACTGCGCTTGTTAAGCACCACCGACTCTTTGAAGGCATCCTCGATCCACGAGGCAGGGTAGCGATCTTCTGCCTCCTTGAGTTCATCGGCAATCAAGGGAGTCAGAAGCCCTATGTGTTGTTCGTAAAGGGAGAAGATATTGGGCTTTTCCTCGGTGGATGCCGGCTCTATCCTGACCAGCCCGCCCAATTGAATATCCCCACTCTCTATCTGCACCATGGCCCTGCGGCTCTGTTCATCATTCACAAAATACAATTGCTCAAGGGTGCCCTCTCTATCGATTCCTAAATAGAGCAGTGTTTTCCGACTCACCGCCATTTCCAGGCCGCGCTTTAGCTCTTCCTCTGCCGAGCCATTGCCCTTCAGGCTCATCATCAGCGCCCGGTCCCCCCGAAGCTCGCTACAGGTGATGAACTTGGGATAGCCCTTTTTGGCATAGAGCGCCCAGAAGATATGAAGCGTCACCTTCAACTCGGCCATGTCCCGGATATCGGGCAGAACGGAGCTGAAGAACGGGTTGGGGATCGGAGTGAAACCCGTTCTGGGCGAGAACCCCTCAAAGCGCTTCGCATCATTCATAGCAAAGATGGCTTCTCCGCAACCACTTCCGCATTCTCGAACTTGGTAATACGTTCGTTGAAATGGAGCTTGACCACTCCGGTTGGGCCATTGCGGTGTTTGGCAATAATGACATCGGCTTCGCCTTTGGGATAAGGCCTGTCCGGATTGAGCCGCGCCCATTCCTCTTCCGTATGGTAAACATCCTCCCGATAGATAAAGAGCACCACATCCGCGTCCTGCTCAATCGAACCGCTCTCCCTCAGATCGGAAAGCATCGGGGTGTGAGGAGTACGCGTTTCCACGGC comes from Dehalococcoidia bacterium and encodes:
- a CDS encoding DnaD domain protein; the protein is MNDAKRFEGFSPRTGFTPIPNPFFSSVLPDIRDMAELKVTLHIFWALYAKKGYPKFITCSELRGDRALMMSLKGNGSAEEELKRGLEMAVSRKTLLYLGIDREGTLEQLYFVNDEQSRRAMVQIESGDIQLGGLVRIEPASTEEKPNIFSLYEQHIGLLTPLIADELKEAEDRYPASWIEDAFKESVVLNKRSWRYISRILDRWDSEGKDYGRARENSKEDIAPKEYLRKYGHLTRK